The Sulfurospirillum halorespirans DSM 13726 genome has a window encoding:
- a CDS encoding helix-turn-helix domain-containing protein: MEREKLNTLFKHAGLSKKEFAQKLSMNYQSVNQWESTQNAPLWVWSWLENYAKARKFDEMMALGKSMEEGKR; encoded by the coding sequence ATGGAGCGAGAAAAACTCAATACACTTTTTAAACACGCAGGCCTCAGTAAAAAAGAGTTTGCTCAAAAGCTATCAATGAATTACCAAAGTGTTAACCAATGGGAATCTACCCAAAACGCTCCTTTATGGGTATGGTCTTGGTTAGAGAACTATGCTAAAGCGAGAAAGTTTGATGAAATGATGGCATTAGGGAAAAGTATGGAGGAGGGTAAGCGATAG
- a CDS encoding M48 family metallopeptidase has translation MNQWINNSSETISSLAAKERLISKKCIKKKKILLNFELAKQPIECIKYIIVHEMIHLLERYHNDNFKSLMDKYMPNWIERKKLLEYYPLCCC, from the coding sequence TTGAATCAATGGATAAACAACTCATCAGAAACTATTTCATCATTAGCGGCAAAAGAGCGATTGATTAGCAAAAAGTGTATTAAAAAGAAAAAAATACTCTTAAATTTTGAGCTTGCAAAACAGCCTATTGAGTGTATAAAATATATCATCGTTCATGAGATGATTCATCTACTTGAGCGATACCACAATGATAATTTTAAATCTTTGATGGATAAATATATGCCAAATTGGATTGAGAGAAAAAAACTCCTTGAATATTATCCTCTTTGTTGCTGTTGA